The genomic segment CCGAACCTCTTCTCATCTTTGATATCAGAACGCAgggaaaaagaaataatcaTAACTCTAAGCAGAGACGTCGTCTTTGAGATACGTCTTCTCCTCCTTGCCCTTTGCGAGCGCAAGTCTCGCCGTCTCCAGCTCCTCAGGCGACGCACCGCCGCTCTCAGCCAGAGCAATCTGCTCCTCCAGCTTGACGGTCGCGTCCTCGACGCGGGTTCTCAGCTCGGGGAACACCTTTTGCGTCTCCTCCACCGCGAGTTTCTAGTCCCCCCAAAGTCAGTCAGCCGGGGTGTTACACGCAAAA from the Colletotrichum lupini chromosome 3, complete sequence genome contains:
- a CDS encoding tubulin-specific chaperone Rbl2; protein product: MAPPSQLTVATLSVTRLLKEEISYEKELIQQRGKVTTLENEIKEGKPDEDGNREYMLKQLKLAVEETQKVFPELRTRVEDATVKLEEQIALAESGGASPEELETARLALAKGKEEKTYLKDDVSA